Proteins encoded together in one Pseudomonas sp. TCU-HL1 window:
- a CDS encoding DUF2062 domain-containing protein has protein sequence MPRRLFKRYMPNPDTIREHKSLRFLGPLIHDPNLWHLNRHSVARAMAMGLFAAFVPIPMQMLLAAGLAIMVRANLPISVGLVWLTNPITMPPVFYCTYKMGAWIMQISPRALPDELTWEWITQELSTVWQPFLLGSLVCGVLVGALAYMLTMLYWRWWVGHSWRKRQKARKEASR, from the coding sequence ATGCCGCGTCGCCTCTTCAAACGCTACATGCCGAATCCGGACACCATCAGGGAACACAAGTCCCTGCGTTTTCTCGGCCCCCTGATCCACGACCCCAACCTCTGGCACCTCAATCGCCACTCGGTTGCACGCGCCATGGCCATGGGCCTGTTCGCCGCATTCGTGCCCATTCCCATGCAGATGCTGCTGGCTGCCGGCCTGGCTATCATGGTCCGCGCCAACCTGCCGATTTCGGTCGGCCTGGTCTGGCTGACCAACCCCATCACCATGCCGCCGGTCTTCTACTGCACCTACAAGATGGGCGCCTGGATCATGCAGATTTCTCCGCGCGCGCTGCCCGATGAACTGACCTGGGAGTGGATCACGCAGGAACTTTCCACAGTCTGGCAGCCGTTCCTCCTAGGCTCTTTGGTGTGTGGCGTATTGGTCGGAGCACTGGCCTACATGCTGACCATGCTCTATTGGCGCTGGTGGGTCGGCCACAGTTGGCGCAAACGCCAGAAGGCCCGGAAGGAAGCCAGCCGCTGA